AGGTCGCAGTGCGGTGCGTACCGCTCCATCTCGCTGTCGCCGAATCCCCACGTGTTGCGGCTTTCCGGATTGAGCCAGATTACGCGGCGGGCCCGTTGCTTGACCTCGCGCAGCGCCCAATCGTGCGGCAGATTATAGTTGTTACGCGCGTCGCCGAGAATGATCACGGTGGTGCGCTTGTTGACGGCGCCCAGATGATCGTTCGCAAAGTTGCGGAACGAACGCCCGAAATCCGAGTGCGCGTACACGTTAATGATGTCGCCCTTGAGCGCGACGTCGAGCGCTTCCTTGACGTCGTTGGTGCGGAAGCTCTCGGTGACTTCGCCGATATCCGAGACAAAGACGAAGCTGCGCACCCGCGAATAAAGGTCCTGCAGTGAATAGACGAACTGCAGCATGAAGCGCGAGGCGTTGCGCACCGAGTCGGAGACGTCGCACATGATCAAAATCTGCGGCTTCTCGCGCTTGCGCCGTTCGAACCAGAGCTTGAAGGGCACGCCGCCGTTGACCAGATTTTTGCGCAGCGTGCGCTTGATGTCGAAGCGGCCCTTTTTCTGGCGCTTGCGCCGGATCGCGATGATATTCTTGAGCCGCTGGGCGAGCCGGGTCACGGCCTCGCGCATCTTGTCGAGTTCTTCATCGCTCAGATAGTAGAAGCTCTTGTCGGCGAGCTGGTTCATCCGCGCTTCTTCGCGCGATTTGAGATCGCGTTTCTCACGTTCCTGGCGCACATACTTGCGGATGATATCGTCGAGCATCTTGAGGCGTCGATCGAGGTATTCCTCCATCTTGGCGCGCATCGCAGAGCCCATGTCGAGCTTGGCGAGCTGGTCGCGCAGCTCCTTGATTTCCTGCTCGAGCTTGTCGAAGCCCAGCGCGCGGGCGAGCGCGCGGGCGAAATAATTCTCCTCGATGGTCCGCTGTATACCCTGCATCCGCACAGCGCGCGCGGCCTCGCGCATCATCCGTTCGAGTTGGCCATCACGATTCTGCAGCAGCTCCTTGGCGAGCTCGGACAATTCGTCGCCATGCTCCTTGAGCATCTTTTCCATCTGATCAAGGAAGTCCTGAAAATCCTGATCGGACATGGCGAGCGCGTCCTGCACAGATTTGCTCGCTCCCTTGATGATTTCACCCAGCCCGGTGAAATAGACGTCAAAGAGTTCCTCGAAGACCGGGATTTCGTGCGAACGCTTGATCATGGTCGAGCGCAAGGCCGAGCGGAACAGCTCGCGCTCGTTGAGTCCGGTCACCTCCGAAGCGCTGATAGCGTCGAGGGTTTCCGCCAGCGACACACGCACGCCGTTCTGCCGCAGCAGGTTGGCAAATTCGACCAGCTTGTCTTCCATCGTTACTCCGCGGCCCAATCGCGATGCCGTCCGCGCAGGCGGTACAGCTTTGGCGGCTTCAGCAGGCTTCTCAAATTTTACGCGGTCGCGCTAACCCAGCAAAGATCACTATTTCAAAAGGTCTTGGTCACCCAAAGATCTCTTGGTCAATTCAAAAGATCTTTGTCACTCGCCGGCTTCCCCAATGGAGCGGCTGCGGCGGCTTCACCGCCACCCCGTTTGGCGCGCACCCGCCGCATATATTCCTTGAGCTCGTCCTGCGCCTTGCGCACGTCGCCTTCGTACTTGACGATCGTGTCGAGCGTCTCGTCGACCAGGGCGCTGTCGAGATTCTGGACGTTGAGCAAGGTCAGCGCCTTGACCCAATCGAGGGTTTCGCTGATCCCGGGGGTTTTCTTGAGATCGAGCTTGCGCAATGACTGCACCAGCAGCACGACGTCCTCGGCCAGCGCGACGGCGGCGTCGGGCACCTTGATCTTGACGATCGCGAGTTCCTGCTCCTTGCTCGGAAAATCGATATAGAGGTGCAGGCAGCGGCGCTTGAGGGCGTCCGACATTTCGCGGGCATTGTTCGAGGTCAGAATCACCAGCGGAATATTTTTCGCCTTGAACGTGCCGATTTCCGGAATCGTCACCTGGAAATCCGAGAGCAGTTCGAGCAGGAAGGCCTCGAACTCGGCGTCGGCCTTGTCGATCTCGTCAATCAGCAGGACGACGCGCTTGTCGGATCGGATCGCCTTCAACAGCGGACGCGGCAGCACGAAGCGCTCCGAGAAGAACACTTCGTCCTCGGCGGCGATCTTGTCGACCGCCTGCGCGAGTCCCTGCGCTCCCACCAGCACTTCGCTGACCTTGTCCTTGAGAATCTGCGTGTAGAGCAGTTGCTTGGCGTACTCCCACTCGTAGAGCGCCTTGCCTTCGTCGAGACCCTCGTAGCACTGGAGACGGATCAGCTCGAGGTCAAGTGAACTCGCGAGCACTTTCGCGAGATCGGTCTTGCCGACGCCTGCCGGGCCTTCGACCAGCACGGGCTTGCCCATCGCGGTGGCCAGATAGATGACGGTCGCGATGCGCCGGCTCGCAATATAGTTGTTCTGCGTAAAGCGCTCGATTACCTCGTCGATCGATGAGAACATTCACCCTCCTCGGCTGCTGCAGCTGGAACTCTCCCTCCCGCGCAATCCATCTTGCATATCACGGCGCGTGCGCGCGGGGGAAGCATTCCGCCACGATCGCCAATTGACCGCACCGCGCGCCGTCGAGTCGGCCTGAGTCGAGCACGAGATTGGTCAACGTACCTCTTGTGATTGGAGGCGACTCTTTGGCAAGTTGAATCCGGTATGTGCACGCTCGCCATCTATTTTCAGGTCTTTGCCGACTATCCGGTTGTCGTGGCTGCGAACCGAGACGAATATCTGGAGCGCCCGACGATCCCGCCAACCATCCTTTCCCAGCAGCCCTTAGTGGTCGGCGGTAAAGACCTGCGGGCGAGCGGCACGTGGCTGGGCATCAATGAGCACGGAATTCTCGCCGGGCTGCTTAATCGCCGCAATGGCGAGGCCGAGAACGATCCGAGGCTGCGCTCGCGCGGGATGCTCTGTCTGGACGCGTTGCGCCACGAGTCCGTCAGGGCCGCGGCGGATTTCGCGGCCAGTCAGCGCGGCGGCGATTACAACCCTTTCAATCTATTGATCGCCGGGCGCGACGAGGCTTTTGTCGCCTACAACCGCTTCGCCCAGATTACGTTGATCAAGCTCACCCCGGGCTTCCATCTTTTGACCAACATCGACATCGACGATTTCGAGTGTCCGCGCATCAGCCGCTCGCACGGCCGTTTCGCCGAGCTGGCGCGGCGCGAAGATTTCGCCGGCGATCCGCTGGGTAATCGCGCCGCTTTGAGCGCGCTGCTGGCCGATCATTCGACCCAGTTGGACCCGCGCTCTGGCCGTCCCAACTCGCTCTGTATGCATCTGGGCGATTACGGCACGCGCTCGTCGAGCCTGATCTTCCTGGCGCGGGAACACGATCGCATCGAGCATTTTTTCGCCCCCGGCGCGCCCTGCGTCGCGACCTACGAACCGGCTCTAGTGCCAAACCGCGCAGCCGAGACCGGCGCTATCTCGCGCCCAATCCAAAACCCTTAGCCGGTCTCCAATTTTTCGACTGCTGGCAGGCAGTCGGCTTCGTGGTTGAACAGCATCAGCGATGATAACGGGTGGGCGAACACCGCGGACCAAAGGGAGCTAAAGCTTGCTGAGCGAAGCCGTTTGGTCTAAAGATGAGTTGAAATCGGTGAATCTTTCTCCAGGAGGTCTTTCATATGGCGACCGGGAAGCTCGTAGGAGAATATTCGGCCAAGTTCAACACGATCACGTTCAGTATTGGCCCGCATGGTAGCACTATTCTGCAAGCCAATACCGAAGGGTCGGTAACAGGAATGGGCACGGTCTTGGGAACTGCAACCTTCGTCGTGGGCGGCGGCAAGAGTGGAACCTATAGTTGGTGTGGCATCGCCTACTTGGACAATGGTGAGCAGGTCGCCAGTAACGGCGTCGGCAGCTACGAGAGTATCGGCAAGCACCGCTGGCGCACACAGGTACCTGAGGTCCGGCAGTCCGATGGACGCACGCTAGCCTTCGAAGGTGAGCTCGAACTGGCCACGCGGTCTTGGATCGGCAAGCTATTCGAGAGAAGCTGAACGCGAGGCCGTCAGGGTCGACCAGCCGTCGCGCCTATTACCTTCTTCCTATCAGAATGACCCGTGGTTGGCTCCCAGAACAACCCGCCCGCGTAGGTTGCAGCGCCTGCGCGCGAAGCTCCTGATAGCCAAACTAGCGAAGTCGGGCGGGCGTAAGGCTCGAATGCGAGGTGCTCGACCCGCGCAGATTCGCGGCCTAGGTCGAAATCCGCATCGAGGCCTTTTATCCGGCATTAGATCTTCTGAGCACTGCTAGCCAGCGGCCGTGACACTCTGTGAGCGGAGTCTCAAAAGAGAGATCGGCGTAAGCCGCGATCATCTCGAAGCAGCCTGAGGCGCGGGCCGCGAGCTCCATCAGCGGCGGCGTGGTGTAGCGCACCGGGATGACGTCGCGCGTGACGACCGTACGCTCAGGAAAATGGATCGTGCATTCCAGCTCGTAGATCGATTGCATCGTGTCAGGCCAGACGATTGGCTGATAGAATTCCCGCACCTCGACGGCGACCCCCCCTACCCTCACTTTGCGCCGCCGCCATGGCCTGCGGCGCGCGGTGAGCTCGACGCCGTGATGGCGATCGATATCGATGCAATACAATCCGCGTGGCCGCAGGCATTTAGCCACCGACTTAAAGTGATACATTAAGTCTTGGTTGCCGTGCAGCACCGGAAAAGTTTCAGACATGAAAAACGCCGCGTCAAAGAGTGGTTCGGGCAGACTGAATTTCACGATCGGCCGCCGATAGAAGCGTACTCGCTCGACGCCGCCGGAGCGCGCCCGTCCCGCCGCGATCATAGTCGCTGAGCGATCGATTCCGACGACGCTGATTTTGTCACCGGCCAAAATCTGCCCATGCGGCGAGTCCCCGCAGGCAATATCGAGGACGCGTCGCACCGGACGCTTGTAGTGTCGCTGCCAGACTTTTTTGAGAAAGCTCACCTCGTCCTCGATATCCCCCGGGCGCTCCATGTGCACCCGCCGGAAGATCGTGGGAAACTCATAGATGCTCGGTTCCATGCGCGCAGCTTAATCACCGGTTGCGCCGAAAGCTTGTCAAATTGTTAAACTGGATTTCATTCAATCGATTGACTTTTATAATCGTATGGCTTAATTTGCTGATGAGCAATGGAGTCCGGATACGAATGCGTGCAGCAGCGGAGCAGGTTCAGGAGCGCGGGCAGGTTCAGGAGCGCGGGCAGGTCACGCGTCAGCGGCTGATCGACGCCGCGCTGGCGGTCTTTGGCGAATACGGCTTCGACGGCGCGAGTACACGGACGTTGGCCGATCGCGCCGGCGCCAATCTGGCGGCAATTCCCTACCACTTCCGCAGCAAGGAAGGGCTTTACCGCGCAGCTGCCCAACACATCGTCGATCGGATGGCGGCGCAGATGGCCTCGTTGCTCGACGAGATCGAGCAGGCCTTGCAGAATCCGCGGCTGCCGCGCGAAGAAGCGCTGGGTCTGCTGCATCGCTACCTCGATGCGCTCGTCACGGTTCTGGTCGGCTGGCGGGAGGCGGATAACTGGTGCGCCTTCATCATGCGGGAACAACTCGCGCCCGGCGCCGCGTTCGACATACTTTATGAGGGCTTCATGCGGCGGCTTGGCGACGTCCTCGCGGGCCTGTTGAGCGCGCTGCTCAAGCCACCGAAGAACGAGCACACGCTTGCTCTGAGCGCGATCGCGATTTTCGGACAAATCCTGGTTTTTCGCACGGGCCGGAACTCGGCGCTGCGGCGCTTGGGCTGGAAGGAGTTCTCCAGTGATCATCTCAAACAGATTCAATCGATGATCCGCAACCACGTCGATCGTATCGTGACGCAAGGGGGATGAAGCCATGGATAGTCCCGCAGCAGGTGGTGAATCACATCTGTCACCGGCAGCGGTGGCGACCTCCACGCCGAGCCTGGTTAGCGCGCGCACGCTCGTAAAGATTCTTATCGCGATTACGATTCTTGCCGGGCTGGCCGTCGCCGGCGTGCCGCTTTGGAACTATCTGCATTCGTACGAAGCGACCGACGATGCGGAAATCGACGGCCATATCGCGCCGATCTCGGCGCGGATCGACGGCACGATCGCGCAGATCTATGTGCAGGAGACCGAGAGCGTCAAAGCCGGACAGTGGTTAGCCGCGGTCGATCCGCGCGATCAACAGGTGGCCGTCGAAAACGCCCGCGCCAACCTCGCGCTGGCCGAGGCGCAGGTCAGCGGCGCGCGCGCCGACTATCGGGCGGCGCTCGACAAGTCACATGAATCCGCGGCAACGGCCGTGAAAGCCACTCGCGACGCTGCGCGCTATACCGATTTGCTCAAGCAGGGAGTCGTCGCGCGGGACGACTACGAGGAAAAAATCCGCCTCGACCGCGTTGCCGCAGCCACGGTCGAGTCCGACCGCGCGTCGGCCGACTCAACCGCCAAGGTCATCGCCGCCCGCGAGGCTGCAGTGCAGGCGGCGCAGGCCGCGCTCGATCAGGCCTTGCTGAATCTGAGTTATACAAAAATCGTGGCGCCGATAAACGGCGTAATCGGCAAAAAAACCGTCGAGGTCGGGCAGCGCGTGCAGCCGGGCGAGCAGATGATGGCGGTCGTGGGACTCGATGACATCTGGGTCACTGCCAATTTCAAGGAAACGCAGGTCCGTCGCATGCACGCGGGCCAGCGCGTCTCTATTCATGTCGATGAACTCGGGCGCGATTATGACGGCTACGTCGAGGGGATGGCCGGGGCCAGCGGTGAAATGTACAGCCTGATCCCGCCGGAAAATGCCACCGGCAACTACGTCAAAGTAGTGCAGCGCCTGCCGATTCGCATCCGCTTCCGGCCGGGCCAGGACGGCGACCATGCGCTCCGTCCCGGACTTTCGGTCGAGCCCACCGTCTGGCTGCGATGAGCGCCGCGCCGCGAGCGATCGCGCCGGTGCGGGTAAAGCCGCGGCATAATCCGTGGGCGATCGCGCTGACGGTCACGATGGCGACCTTCATGGAGATCCTCGACACCAGTATCGCCAACGTCTCGCTGCCGCATATCGCCGGCGGCCTCTCGTCGAGCGTTGACGAGAGCACCTGGATTCTAACCGCCTACCTGGTCGCCAATGCGATCGTGCTGCCGATCAGCGCGTGGATTACCGGTCGGGTCGGGCGCAAGCGCTTCTACATGACTTGCGTGGCGCTGTTCACGGCAAGCTCGTTTCTATGTGGGATCGCGCCCAGCCTGACGGTGCTGATTTGCGCGCGCGTGATGCAGGGCGCGGGCGGCGGTGGTCTGCAGCCGAGCGAGCAGGCAATCCTCTCCGATACCTTCCCGCCCGAAAAGTTCGGGATGGCGTTCGCGGTTTATGGGATGGCGGTCGTGCTGGCGCCGGCGATCGGGCCGACGCTGGGCGGCTTCATCACCGACAATTTCAGTTGGCGCTGGATTTTCTTCATCAATGTGCCGGTGGGCCTAATATCGCTTCTGCTGACCTACCGCATGGTCGATGATCCGCCCTACATGAACGCTGCGAGCCAGGCCGCGGCGCGCAAACAGAGCGTCGATTACATCGGGCTGGGCCTGATCGCGCTCGGCCTCGGCTGCCTGCAGGTCGTGCTCGACAAGGGCCAGGAGGACGATTGGTTTCAATCGCATTTCATTGCGATCCTGAGCGTCATCGCCGTCGCCGCGCTGCTCATCTTCGTGCTCTGGGAGTGGCGTCAGCAGCATCCCATTCTTGATCTCAAGCTCTTCCGCAGCCGTTCATTCGCCATCGCCGCACTGATGATGTTCGTGCTCGGCGTGGTGCTCTACGGCTCGACGACGCTGCTGCCGCTCTTCCTGCAGGAATTGCTCGGCTATACCGCTCAACTCTCAGGCTTTGTATTATCGCCCGGCGCGCTGGCGATCCTCGTCCTGATGCCGGTGGTCGGGACGCTGATCGGCAGGTTCGAGGCGCGCTGGCTCGCCGGAATCGGCTTTGCAATTTCCGCGCTGGCGCTGTTTCACATGTGCGGGCTTGATCTGAAAATCGATTTTCGCACCGCCATGATGTATCGCATTTATCAATCGGTCGGCCTCGCTTTTCTCTTCATCCCGATCAACACTGCAGCCTTCGCCTCGGCCACCGGCGAAAACAGCAATCAGATCTCGAGTCTCGCGAATCTCTTCCGCAATATCGGCGGCAGCGTCGGCATCTCGATGTGTGCGACGCTGGTGGCGCGTCGCAGCCAGATCCATCAGGACACGCTGGCGCGCCACATCACCAACTACGACGGCCAGTTCCGTAGCATGCGTGACGGCCTGAGCACGAATCTCTCGCACTCCGGTTTCAGTCAACCCGATGCGCTGCACCAATCGCTCGGCCGCATCTACGGAATGGTGCAGCAACAGGCCGCGGCGCAGGCTTATATCGATACTTTCTGGCTCCTCGCCGTCGCCTGCCTCTGCATGTTGCCGCTGGTCTTGCTGATGGGCAGAAACGATCCGCACAAAGCGATGACCGCGCATTAATCGCGCCACGCGCCTTGCCCTGCGAGCGGCTGGTGTTATGCTCGACGCGCTTTGATGAGATTATCGGGACGCGGAGGCCGGGAAGATGAGCAAGCCGCTCGAGGGCGTCAGGATTATCGAGATCGCGCAGGAGATTCAGGGACCCTTCGCCGGGCTGTTTCTCGCCGACCTCGGCGCCGAGGTGACCAAGGTCGAAAATCGCGAGATCGGCGATCTGAGCCGCTGGCTGCTGGCGCAGCTAATCGGCGGGCCGAACGTTAAAAATGCGAATGTCTCGCACTACTTCACCGCGATGAATCGCGGCAAGCGCAGCATCACTGCCGATCTCAAAAAGCCCGAGGCGATCGCAATTGTGCGCCGGATGGTGAAGACGCACGACGTCCTGATGACCAATTACCGGCCCGGCGTGCTCGAACGGCTGGGACTCGGTTATGAAGAGCTACTTACGGTGAACCCGCGCATCATCTTTGCGCAGGCGAGTTCGTGGGGTCCGCAGGGCCCGTGGGCGAAGCGCCCGAGCCGCGACACGCTGGCGCAGGCGGCCAGCGGCCTGATGTCCAAGACCGGCATGCCGGACGACAACCCCTTGCCCGCGGGCGCCGCGATCGCGGATCAGGCCGGCGCGCTGACGCTGGCGGGCGGCATCCTCGCTGCGCTCTTCGCGCGCGAACGCACTGGTCAGGGACAGCGGATTGATGCTTCCATTTACGGCACGATGATCGCCGCGCAAGGCTTCGAACTGAACTACGCGTCGATGACCGGCGAGGAACCGCAGCGCGCCGGCCGCTGCCATCCATTTCTGCACGGCATCTGGGGCGCCTTTCGCACCAGTGACGGTCATCTGTGCATTGCCGGGGTCGACGATCAGCGCTGGCCGCGCTTCTGCCGGATCATGGGAATCGAGGAGTTGCTCAACGATTCCGAATGCGACAACGTCACGCGCAATTTCCACGGCGCGAAAATCGAGAAAGTGCTCGACGGCATTTTCCCCCGAAAATCCACCGCTGAATGGCTCAAGGAGCTGACCGACGCGGATATCCTCGTGACCGAGGTCGCGAACTATCAACAGGTGCTCGCGAGCGAACAGGCGCGCATCAACGGCTATCTGCTCGATCTCGAGCATCCGGTCGCCGGCAAAATCACGGTGACCGGATGTCCCGTGACGCTCAACGGCGAGGTCACGCACGAGGCTCAGCCGGCGCCGGAGCACGGGCAGCATACCGAGGAAATCCTGCTCGAGCTCGGCTATTCGTGGGAGGAGATCGGCGCGCTGCGCGATGCTCAAGTGGTCTGACGAATAGTTGAACGATTGGACAGTGGGCGCGCGATCCGACTAGCATCCGTACTGCGGCAGCCGTCGATGGCGCCGCAAAATCTCAGCGCGAATCTCAGGAGGATATCATGGCAAAGTACACCTTCGTCGTCTTGACCAACGCCACCGAAGGCAAGGAGACCGAGTTTAACCGCTGGTACAACGAGCAGCACATCCCCGACGTGCTCAACGTCCCCGGTTTTGTCTGTGCGCAGCGTTTCCGCCTCGCAGATACCCAAGGCGGAAAAGTTGATCAATCACACAAGTATCTGGCGCTCTACGAGATTGAGACCGACGATCTTGAAGCAACGCTCAAAGATCTGCGTTCGCGCGGCGGCACCCCCGATATGATTATGAGCGACGCGATCGATTTGAAGGCTGCCAACGCGAGAATCTTCGCGCCGGTAGCTGACAAAGTTATGGCGCGCGATGTCGCGCGTCCGCGCCGCGCCGCTTAACCCAGCCGAAATTCACGAAATTGCGGCCCGGGCTCGCCTCACGAGCCCGGGCTGCTTCGTGATGAGCCGACCACCCTCCCCTGCCTGATCGCTCCGGCCGCACCTGCTCTGCGTGTATAATGCGCATCGATGAAAGTTCTGGTGATCGGCAAGGGCGGGCGCGAGCATGCGCTCTGCTGGAGGCTCAATCAGAGTCCGACGGTCTGGGGACTTTTCTGCACGAGCGGAAATCCGGGCATTGAGCAGTTGGCCAAGCCGGTTGAGATCCCACCGACCGACACGGGCGCGCTTGCCGCTTTTGCGCTCAAGGAAAAAATCGATCTCACGATCGTCGGACCGGAGGATCCGCTGGCGGACGGCATCGTCGACGCGTTCCACGAGCGCGGCCTCACCATCTTAGGACCCTCGCGCGCGGCGGCGCAGCTAGAAGCCAGCAAGGCTTTCGCCAAATCCGTGATGCTCGCGGCGGGCGTGCGCACCGCCGCCGGCGAGGCTTTTGCCGATCGCGATCACGCTTTCGCTTACATCGAAGATCATCCCGGGCCCCTTGTGGTCAAAGCAGACGGTCTGGCGCTCGGCAAAGGCGTCACCGTTTGCGCGGACGCGACCGAAGCGCGCGCGGCGTTCATAGAAGCGCTCGAGCAGCGGCGTTTCGGCGCCGCCGGCAGCCGCGTCGTAATCGAGGAGCGGCTCGCGGGCGAGGAGGTCTCCTTCTTCGCGCTCTGCCACGGGCACGACGCCGTTGCTCTCGGCTGCGTGCAGGATCACAAGACGGTTTACGACGGCGATCTCGGCCCCAATACGGGCGGGATGGGCGCCTACTCGCCGATCCCTCGTTTCGACCGCGCTTTCGAGAGCCGCGTGATGGCCGAGGTCATACGCCCTACCCTGCGTGAAATGGCGCGCCGCGGGACGCCCTTCAGCGGCGTCCTGTTTGCAGGCCTGATGGTCGCTCGCGACGAAAATACTATGCGCGACAAAATCAACGTCCTCGAATTCAACGTCCGCTTCGGCGATCCGGAATGCGAAGCCTTGATGATGCGTTTCGACGGCGACCTCGCCGCCACTCTGTTGGCAATCGCGCAGGGGCGCGCGCACGAGGCGGTCGTCAGGCTGTCGCCGCGCGTGGCCGTCGCGCTCGTGCTCAGCGCCGGCGGCTATCCGGGCGAATATCGCACCCAGTTGCCGATTGACGGCTTAGCCCGCCTCGACGGCGGCGAGCCCTCCGCGCTCAAGACTCAATGGGCGCTGAAGAAGACCCGCGTGAAGGTCTTCCATGCCGGCACCTCGATTCGCGACGGCCGCCTGGTCACCGCCGGTGGCCGCGTGATGGTCGTAACCGCGCTCGCAGAAACCCTTGCGCAAGCGGTTGCAACCGTTTATCAGGCCGCGGACTTGATCGAGTTCGAGGGCAAGCATTTTCGCCGCGACATCGCTTATCGCGCGCTCAGGTAACAGATGGGTGAGCAGCGATTGAATCGGAATCTGGAAGCGGCGATCGCGGCCTTGCGGGCGGGAGAGTTGGTGGTCTATCCCACCGAGACCTTCTATGGTCTGGCCGCAGATCCGGAATCTTCCGCGTCGATGGAGGCGCTCCTGTCCCTCAAGGGCCGTGATCCCGATAAGCCAATTGCACTGATCGCCGCCGATTCTGAGTCAGCCTTTGCGCTGGCGCGCGAGATTCCGCTCGACGCGCGCCGTCTGGCTGCGGCGTTCTGGCCGGGACCACTCACGCTGGTCTTGCCCGCGCGCCCCGGATTGCATCCGGCCCTGGTTGGCGCCGGCGGCGTCGGCGTGCGTGTGTCGTCGCATCCACTCGCG
The genomic region above belongs to Candidatus Binataceae bacterium and contains:
- a CDS encoding VWA domain-containing protein, with amino-acid sequence MEDKLVEFANLLRQNGVRVSLAETLDAISASEVTGLNERELFRSALRSTMIKRSHEIPVFEELFDVYFTGLGEIIKGASKSVQDALAMSDQDFQDFLDQMEKMLKEHGDELSELAKELLQNRDGQLERMMREAARAVRMQGIQRTIEENYFARALARALGFDKLEQEIKELRDQLAKLDMGSAMRAKMEEYLDRRLKMLDDIIRKYVRQEREKRDLKSREEARMNQLADKSFYYLSDEELDKMREAVTRLAQRLKNIIAIRRKRQKKGRFDIKRTLRKNLVNGGVPFKLWFERRKREKPQILIMCDVSDSVRNASRFMLQFVYSLQDLYSRVRSFVFVSDIGEVTESFRTNDVKEALDVALKGDIINVYAHSDFGRSFRNFANDHLGAVNKRTTVIILGDARNNYNLPHDWALREVKQRARRVIWLNPESRNTWGFGDSEMERYAPHCDLVEECRNLNQLYRVIDQLVPR
- a CDS encoding MoxR family ATPase, translating into MFSSIDEVIERFTQNNYIASRRIATVIYLATAMGKPVLVEGPAGVGKTDLAKVLASSLDLELIRLQCYEGLDEGKALYEWEYAKQLLYTQILKDKVSEVLVGAQGLAQAVDKIAAEDEVFFSERFVLPRPLLKAIRSDKRVVLLIDEIDKADAEFEAFLLELLSDFQVTIPEIGTFKAKNIPLVILTSNNAREMSDALKRRCLHLYIDFPSKEQELAIVKIKVPDAAVALAEDVVLLVQSLRKLDLKKTPGISETLDWVKALTLLNVQNLDSALVDETLDTIVKYEGDVRKAQDELKEYMRRVRAKRGGGEAAAAAPLGKPASDKDLLN
- a CDS encoding NRDE family protein, with the translated sequence MCTLAIYFQVFADYPVVVAANRDEYLERPTIPPTILSQQPLVVGGKDLRASGTWLGINEHGILAGLLNRRNGEAENDPRLRSRGMLCLDALRHESVRAAADFAASQRGGDYNPFNLLIAGRDEAFVAYNRFAQITLIKLTPGFHLLTNIDIDDFECPRISRSHGRFAELARREDFAGDPLGNRAALSALLADHSTQLDPRSGRPNSLCMHLGDYGTRSSSLIFLAREHDRIEHFFAPGAPCVATYEPALVPNRAAETGAISRPIQNP
- a CDS encoding class I SAM-dependent methyltransferase, which gives rise to MEPSIYEFPTIFRRVHMERPGDIEDEVSFLKKVWQRHYKRPVRRVLDIACGDSPHGQILAGDKISVVGIDRSATMIAAGRARSGGVERVRFYRRPIVKFSLPEPLFDAAFFMSETFPVLHGNQDLMYHFKSVAKCLRPRGLYCIDIDRHHGVELTARRRPWRRRKVRVGGVAVEVREFYQPIVWPDTMQSIYELECTIHFPERTVVTRDVIPVRYTTPPLMELAARASGCFEMIAAYADLSFETPLTECHGRWLAVLRRSNAG
- a CDS encoding CerR family C-terminal domain-containing protein, which codes for MRAAAEQVQERGQVQERGQVTRQRLIDAALAVFGEYGFDGASTRTLADRAGANLAAIPYHFRSKEGLYRAAAQHIVDRMAAQMASLLDEIEQALQNPRLPREEALGLLHRYLDALVTVLVGWREADNWCAFIMREQLAPGAAFDILYEGFMRRLGDVLAGLLSALLKPPKNEHTLALSAIAIFGQILVFRTGRNSALRRLGWKEFSSDHLKQIQSMIRNHVDRIVTQGG
- a CDS encoding HlyD family secretion protein, coding for MDSPAAGGESHLSPAAVATSTPSLVSARTLVKILIAITILAGLAVAGVPLWNYLHSYEATDDAEIDGHIAPISARIDGTIAQIYVQETESVKAGQWLAAVDPRDQQVAVENARANLALAEAQVSGARADYRAALDKSHESAATAVKATRDAARYTDLLKQGVVARDDYEEKIRLDRVAAATVESDRASADSTAKVIAAREAAVQAAQAALDQALLNLSYTKIVAPINGVIGKKTVEVGQRVQPGEQMMAVVGLDDIWVTANFKETQVRRMHAGQRVSIHVDELGRDYDGYVEGMAGASGEMYSLIPPENATGNYVKVVQRLPIRIRFRPGQDGDHALRPGLSVEPTVWLR
- a CDS encoding DHA2 family efflux MFS transporter permease subunit, with the protein product MSAAPRAIAPVRVKPRHNPWAIALTVTMATFMEILDTSIANVSLPHIAGGLSSSVDESTWILTAYLVANAIVLPISAWITGRVGRKRFYMTCVALFTASSFLCGIAPSLTVLICARVMQGAGGGGLQPSEQAILSDTFPPEKFGMAFAVYGMAVVLAPAIGPTLGGFITDNFSWRWIFFINVPVGLISLLLTYRMVDDPPYMNAASQAAARKQSVDYIGLGLIALGLGCLQVVLDKGQEDDWFQSHFIAILSVIAVAALLIFVLWEWRQQHPILDLKLFRSRSFAIAALMMFVLGVVLYGSTTLLPLFLQELLGYTAQLSGFVLSPGALAILVLMPVVGTLIGRFEARWLAGIGFAISALALFHMCGLDLKIDFRTAMMYRIYQSVGLAFLFIPINTAAFASATGENSNQISSLANLFRNIGGSVGISMCATLVARRSQIHQDTLARHITNYDGQFRSMRDGLSTNLSHSGFSQPDALHQSLGRIYGMVQQQAAAQAYIDTFWLLAVACLCMLPLVLLMGRNDPHKAMTAH
- a CDS encoding CaiB/BaiF CoA-transferase family protein, encoding MSKPLEGVRIIEIAQEIQGPFAGLFLADLGAEVTKVENREIGDLSRWLLAQLIGGPNVKNANVSHYFTAMNRGKRSITADLKKPEAIAIVRRMVKTHDVLMTNYRPGVLERLGLGYEELLTVNPRIIFAQASSWGPQGPWAKRPSRDTLAQAASGLMSKTGMPDDNPLPAGAAIADQAGALTLAGGILAALFARERTGQGQRIDASIYGTMIAAQGFELNYASMTGEEPQRAGRCHPFLHGIWGAFRTSDGHLCIAGVDDQRWPRFCRIMGIEELLNDSECDNVTRNFHGAKIEKVLDGIFPRKSTAEWLKELTDADILVTEVANYQQVLASEQARINGYLLDLEHPVAGKITVTGCPVTLNGEVTHEAQPAPEHGQHTEEILLELGYSWEEIGALRDAQVV
- a CDS encoding DUF4286 family protein; this encodes MAKYTFVVLTNATEGKETEFNRWYNEQHIPDVLNVPGFVCAQRFRLADTQGGKVDQSHKYLALYEIETDDLEATLKDLRSRGGTPDMIMSDAIDLKAANARIFAPVADKVMARDVARPRRAA